The Terriglobales bacterium genome window below encodes:
- a CDS encoding medium chain dehydrogenase/reductase family protein — protein sequence MKNTRIVVTHYGGPDALQVIEEDCPEPKRGEVRVRVLAAGVSLPDVMAREGIHPETPRVPYTPGWDLVGVVDKLGEGVSGVEVGGTVAAMPISGAYTEFLCLKGSELVAVPAGLDPAEAVSLVLNYITAYQMMHRSAPVRAGQRVLIHGASGGVGTALLQLGRLVGLEMYGTCSSRGAATVSELGGVPIDYRTQDFVQEVQKLTPPGVDVVYESLGGTHIWLSRKALRRGGTVVAYGLTGELSGGRLASGRSGGRHPYRALAIFGVFIAAGYLFPGRKRVVPYSIQTLKRVKPEQFRDDLTTLFGLLARHEIKPIIARRLPLVEARQAHELLGKGGVTGKIVLLCK from the coding sequence GTGAAGAACACCCGAATCGTCGTAACGCATTACGGCGGGCCCGATGCGCTTCAAGTCATAGAGGAAGATTGTCCCGAACCGAAGCGCGGTGAAGTCCGGGTGCGTGTGCTGGCTGCCGGTGTTTCTCTCCCCGACGTCATGGCCCGCGAGGGTATTCACCCTGAAACTCCGCGCGTTCCTTACACACCTGGTTGGGACCTGGTTGGTGTCGTCGATAAACTCGGCGAAGGCGTATCTGGCGTCGAAGTTGGCGGCACGGTCGCGGCCATGCCAATTAGCGGCGCTTATACGGAGTTTCTCTGCCTGAAAGGAAGTGAACTGGTTGCGGTGCCCGCCGGGTTGGATCCTGCCGAGGCCGTAAGCCTGGTGCTGAACTACATCACCGCCTACCAGATGATGCATCGTTCCGCACCGGTCCGTGCCGGCCAACGCGTGCTGATTCACGGCGCTTCGGGCGGAGTCGGCACCGCGCTTTTGCAGCTCGGACGCCTTGTCGGCCTTGAGATGTACGGCACGTGTTCGTCGCGAGGAGCGGCCACGGTATCTGAGCTTGGTGGCGTTCCGATCGATTACCGCACGCAGGACTTCGTTCAGGAAGTCCAGAAACTCACGCCGCCCGGAGTAGATGTCGTTTACGAAAGTCTTGGCGGCACGCACATCTGGCTTTCGCGTAAAGCCCTTCGCCGCGGAGGAACCGTCGTCGCCTACGGCCTCACTGGAGAGTTAAGCGGCGGACGATTAGCGTCGGGCCGTTCCGGCGGACGCCATCCTTACCGTGCGTTGGCCATCTTTGGCGTGTTTATCGCCGCGGGATATCTGTTCCCGGGCCGCAAGCGCGTAGTCCCGTACAGCATCCAGACGTTGAAGCGGGTAAAGCCTGAGCAGTTTCGGGATGACCTGACGACTCTGTTTGGACTGCTTGCCCGGCACGAGATAAAGCCGATCATCGCAAGAAGACTTCCGCTGGTGGAAGCAAGACAAGCGCACGAATTACTCGGTAAAGGCGGAGTTACCGGCAAGATCGTGCTGCTGTGTAAGTGA
- a CDS encoding ABC transporter permease: MHRDLLQQAYGAMRHDLRKTLLTMFGMAWGIATVVLLLAYGNGFGRAINTIFESFGAYSVGIFPGRTSQEAGGNKAGVPIRFTDADVEMIRNVAPLVRHVARTNGMQATVQNGNRSFPFPVRGVDPSVITIWNMTVEEGRWINDEDNVQRAKIAVISAEAKTKLFSGMNAIGQTIRANGVTFEVVGVMAARMQEGDDNINRVVYIPYNSMGALKDIYYVGGIWLDFEGMDHNKLTQSIREALAAAHQFKVDDQRAIFIRDAQKQLDQFNIIIFGLKLLLTFIGTLTLAIGGIGLANIMLVSVTQRTREIGVEKALGARKKDILFQFLAEAMVITAVGGIIGVLLSYIVSFGVGRLTLYSALAKNAEAADITLVVAPNILLIATSILAFVGILSGLFPAIRAANLDPIEALRYE, translated from the coding sequence ATGCATCGCGACCTTCTACAACAGGCTTACGGCGCTATGCGCCACGATCTTCGCAAGACCCTGCTCACCATGTTCGGCATGGCCTGGGGCATCGCGACCGTGGTGCTGCTGCTTGCCTATGGCAATGGTTTCGGCCGCGCCATCAACACCATCTTCGAAAGCTTCGGCGCTTACTCCGTTGGGATTTTCCCGGGCCGCACCTCGCAGGAAGCGGGTGGAAACAAAGCCGGAGTTCCGATTCGCTTCACCGATGCCGACGTCGAGATGATACGCAACGTCGCACCGCTCGTTCGCCACGTTGCGCGGACCAACGGGATGCAAGCCACGGTGCAGAATGGGAACCGTTCGTTCCCATTTCCGGTGCGCGGTGTCGATCCGTCAGTTATCACCATCTGGAACATGACAGTCGAAGAAGGACGCTGGATCAACGATGAAGATAACGTCCAACGTGCCAAGATCGCGGTCATTAGCGCAGAGGCGAAAACGAAACTCTTCTCGGGCATGAACGCCATTGGCCAGACGATCCGCGCCAACGGTGTCACGTTTGAGGTGGTCGGCGTAATGGCTGCGCGAATGCAGGAGGGCGACGACAACATCAACCGGGTCGTCTACATTCCATACAACTCGATGGGTGCGCTCAAGGACATCTATTACGTCGGTGGCATTTGGCTCGACTTCGAGGGTATGGACCACAACAAGCTCACGCAGTCGATACGCGAAGCACTCGCCGCTGCGCACCAGTTCAAGGTCGACGATCAGCGCGCCATCTTCATCCGCGACGCGCAGAAGCAGCTCGATCAGTTCAACATCATCATCTTTGGCTTGAAGCTACTTCTCACCTTCATCGGCACGCTGACCCTCGCCATCGGCGGCATCGGACTGGCAAACATCATGCTCGTCTCCGTTACGCAGCGGACGCGCGAGATCGGCGTCGAAAAAGCTCTTGGCGCCCGCAAGAAAGACATCCTCTTCCAATTCCTCGCCGAAGCCATGGTCATCACCGCCGTGGGCGGCATCATCGGAGTCCTGCTCTCCTACATCGTCTCCTTCGGCGTCGGCCGACTCACCCTGTACAGCGCGCTGGCCAAGAACGCCGAGGCCGCCGATATCACGCTTGTGGTGGCGCCAAACATCCTGCTGATTGCCACTTCCATTCTGGCGTTCGTCGGCATTCTCAGCGGACTTTTCCCGGCAATTCGCGCCGCCAATCTCGACCCCATCGAAGCTCTCCGCTACGAATAA
- a CDS encoding PilZ domain-containing protein gives MTPELKTFPDLRRSTRVPLQVSIEVEGDFGHPLKGTTAVVNLHGALIMIVDPLPVGSHIKVTVYITSKSALARVVYVAPDNPLKVGIELEKPQNIWGVPLPPADWEED, from the coding sequence ATGACACCCGAACTGAAAACATTCCCGGATCTCCGGAGGAGTACGCGCGTGCCGCTACAGGTGTCGATTGAGGTGGAGGGAGATTTCGGCCATCCACTGAAAGGCACGACGGCTGTGGTGAACCTGCATGGCGCACTGATCATGATCGTGGACCCTCTGCCGGTTGGATCGCACATAAAGGTGACGGTGTACATCACCAGCAAGAGCGCGCTCGCGCGGGTGGTGTACGTGGCGCCGGATAATCCGCTGAAGGTCGGGATCGAACTGGAAAAACCGCAGAATATATGGGGTGTGCCGCTCCCTCCCGCCGATTGGGAAGAAGACTAG
- a CDS encoding DUF5916 domain-containing protein, which produces MTYNIAHCLSDFDNLPVLSGRLLPILLAVTSLVAYAQNKPIRSEAPRKSVQIQRLDLPSIKIDGNLTEPAWQRIAPITDFIQTTPDLGQPVSERTEVRIFYDENNIYFGFTCFDREPEKIVARLGAHDGVTGSDSVNIFIDTFHDRRTGYFFSINSRGIQFDALANEGRGDGFESYDETWDGIWHSAATLHDWGYSVEVAIPFKSIRISSAANQDWGMNVSRDIVRKNESAYWVPVTRFDGVMKPSKAGDMTGLESVRVGRNLEVIPFFSTGYRRASWTPELDGAKGTAGVDVRYGLTANLTAVGTLNPDFADTEADEFTAQISRFEIFFPEKRKFFTEGANYFETPMKLFFSRRIGSVLPNGEPQRILEGGKITGQSGSWTIGALQALTQEETYVDPQDGQQKIAPGGFFGVMRVQRKIFEKSAVGLISVNRMQKPGSVGQRESSHGVDLHLLKGENTNWNSQFMVNLNSANPGVDWQHVGFQSEFEYNTESFEYETGAKLLGRKTDLSHTGFEPEVDRWSGWMGAEYKPFINRFGIRQIFTGVNYDEANNTSGALEDSGADVWTYAQLKNFWTVRFEHRYDRVRYNQFTSDFQPVDCATRTSLCPTRIYTTPQWKFELETNRNRAVYLLFRHEWGKTAQFEEFFYGHHKTYELRSNIRLGGKARLEAGAVRVREWLHTGQFYQNRDYLISRLTYQFTPKMRARVLTQYFQDRHGHNVSVNSLFAYDFTARSALFVGYNRQKNSPLDRSALGDYFYIKTSYLFGF; this is translated from the coding sequence GTGACATACAACATTGCGCACTGCCTCTCCGATTTTGATAATCTCCCGGTGCTATCTGGCCGACTACTGCCGATTCTGCTCGCGGTGACCTCTCTGGTCGCATATGCCCAGAACAAACCGATCCGCTCCGAGGCCCCGCGCAAGTCCGTCCAGATTCAGCGACTCGATTTACCCTCAATCAAAATCGACGGAAACCTCACCGAGCCTGCTTGGCAGCGAATAGCCCCAATTACCGACTTCATCCAGACCACACCCGATCTCGGCCAGCCCGTCAGCGAGCGCACCGAAGTCCGCATCTTCTACGACGAGAACAATATCTACTTCGGCTTTACGTGCTTCGACCGCGAACCGGAGAAGATCGTCGCCCGCCTCGGCGCGCACGATGGCGTCACAGGGTCTGACAGCGTCAACATCTTCATCGATACCTTCCATGATCGTCGTACCGGATACTTCTTCAGCATCAACTCGCGCGGCATTCAGTTCGACGCACTCGCTAATGAAGGACGCGGCGATGGATTCGAAAGCTACGACGAAACCTGGGATGGTATCTGGCACAGCGCGGCCACCCTGCACGACTGGGGATACTCCGTCGAAGTGGCCATTCCCTTCAAGTCCATCCGCATTTCCAGCGCTGCCAATCAGGATTGGGGCATGAACGTAAGCCGCGACATCGTCCGCAAGAACGAGAGCGCGTATTGGGTTCCGGTGACTCGCTTCGACGGCGTGATGAAGCCCTCGAAGGCCGGCGATATGACCGGACTCGAATCCGTTCGCGTCGGACGCAACCTCGAAGTAATCCCCTTCTTCAGCACCGGCTATCGACGCGCGTCGTGGACACCCGAACTCGACGGAGCCAAAGGAACCGCGGGTGTCGACGTGCGCTACGGACTCACGGCCAACCTCACCGCGGTTGGCACGCTGAATCCAGACTTCGCCGACACCGAAGCCGACGAGTTCACTGCACAGATCTCCCGCTTCGAGATCTTCTTCCCCGAGAAGCGTAAGTTCTTCACCGAAGGCGCCAACTACTTCGAGACGCCGATGAAGCTCTTCTTCTCGCGCCGCATTGGTTCCGTGCTTCCCAACGGCGAACCGCAGCGCATCCTTGAGGGCGGCAAGATCACTGGACAATCCGGCTCATGGACGATCGGTGCACTTCAGGCGCTCACGCAGGAAGAGACCTACGTCGATCCGCAGGACGGCCAGCAGAAGATCGCTCCGGGCGGTTTCTTCGGCGTCATGCGCGTCCAGCGCAAGATCTTCGAGAAATCCGCTGTCGGACTGATTAGCGTGAACCGCATGCAGAAGCCGGGCAGCGTGGGACAGCGCGAGAGCTCGCACGGTGTCGATCTGCACCTGCTCAAGGGCGAGAACACCAACTGGAACTCGCAGTTCATGGTGAACCTGAATTCGGCGAATCCCGGCGTTGACTGGCAACACGTGGGCTTCCAGTCGGAATTCGAATACAACACCGAAAGCTTCGAATACGAGACGGGCGCGAAACTGCTTGGCCGAAAGACCGATCTGAGCCATACCGGTTTCGAGCCGGAGGTTGACCGCTGGTCGGGATGGATGGGCGCGGAATATAAGCCCTTCATCAACCGATTCGGCATTCGCCAGATTTTCACCGGAGTGAACTACGACGAGGCGAACAATACCAGCGGCGCACTGGAAGACTCCGGTGCTGACGTCTGGACTTACGCGCAACTAAAGAACTTCTGGACCGTGCGCTTCGAGCACCGGTACGATCGCGTTCGCTACAACCAGTTCACTTCCGACTTTCAACCGGTCGACTGCGCGACCAGGACATCACTGTGTCCGACGCGCATTTACACCACGCCACAATGGAAGTTCGAGCTCGAAACCAACCGGAACCGGGCGGTGTATCTACTGTTTCGCCACGAGTGGGGAAAGACCGCGCAGTTCGAGGAGTTTTTCTACGGCCACCACAAGACGTATGAACTGCGTTCGAATATCCGGCTCGGAGGCAAAGCACGCCTGGAGGCCGGCGCGGTGCGGGTGCGCGAATGGCTACACACCGGCCAGTTCTATCAGAATCGCGATTACCTGATCTCGCGGCTAACGTACCAGTTCACGCCGAAGATGCGCGCCAGGGTTCTGACACAGTACTTCCAGGACCGGCACGGCCACAACGTCAGCGTAAATTCCCTCTTCGCCTACGACTTCACCGCCCGCAGCGCCCTGTTCGTCGGCTACAACCGCCAGAAGAATTCTCCGCTGGACCGCTCGGCACTGGGCGACTACTTCTACATAAAGACGTCGTACCTGTTCGGGTTCTGA
- a CDS encoding cation:proton antiporter, with protein MHADIVAQIAIAIVAATIFAFVAKLLRQPVVLGYMAAGLVIGPTEGLGWISTRDIEEISELGLILLLFMIGLEIDLKKLKKAGAAVSVTGLTQFVICFGLGLLVAPLLGFRFGQGNYAPIYFAVAAALSSTMIVVKLLYDKFELDTVAGRITLGVLVFQDLWAILFLGLQTNLANPSVVPIALSVVKGVGLVGFSLLVSRFGLPVLFRSIAKLPELMVIGALGWCFGISMLAARLGLSREMGALIAGVSISTFPYNMDVIAKVVSLRDFFITLFFVTLGARIPRPTTDIFLTAVGASGFLVLSRFLSVTPVLASLKMGMRTSFIPALNLSQISEFSLVICALGVASGHIDNRLLTVIVYMLVLTAVGSTYAIMKNHEIYVALRPVLKKLGMRDLDEDRREASREHSKEILFLGFAQDASSLLHELLAVNPALAERISVVDFNPEVKHELDRRGIECVYGDIGHLDTLLHAHVINSKVLVSTIPDMLLKGTTNHRLLRQLRRLSPTAKTVVTSQKFAEAQNLYKLGATFVYLPRLMSVRELRDVVLSALDSDLEETRQRAMAEIEVRAEVLP; from the coding sequence ATGCACGCCGACATAGTTGCCCAAATCGCGATTGCCATTGTCGCCGCCACCATCTTCGCTTTTGTGGCCAAACTGCTGCGCCAGCCCGTGGTGCTTGGCTACATGGCCGCCGGACTGGTGATCGGACCCACCGAGGGCCTCGGCTGGATTTCCACCCGCGACATCGAAGAGATCTCCGAACTCGGCTTGATCCTTCTGCTGTTCATGATCGGCCTGGAAATCGATCTGAAGAAGCTGAAGAAGGCAGGCGCGGCCGTCAGCGTCACCGGACTCACTCAGTTTGTCATCTGCTTCGGGCTAGGTCTGCTGGTCGCGCCGCTGCTCGGCTTCCGCTTCGGCCAGGGCAATTACGCGCCCATCTACTTCGCCGTTGCCGCCGCGCTTTCCAGCACCATGATTGTCGTAAAGCTTCTTTACGACAAATTCGAACTCGATACGGTTGCCGGGCGCATCACGCTCGGGGTACTGGTCTTCCAGGATTTGTGGGCCATTCTCTTTCTTGGCTTGCAAACAAATCTTGCGAATCCGTCCGTGGTGCCAATTGCTCTTTCGGTGGTCAAGGGTGTCGGGCTCGTTGGCTTCAGCCTTCTCGTCAGCCGGTTCGGACTGCCGGTCCTTTTCCGCTCCATCGCCAAACTGCCGGAACTCATGGTGATCGGCGCGCTTGGCTGGTGCTTCGGCATCTCCATGCTCGCGGCCAGGCTCGGACTTTCGCGCGAGATGGGAGCACTCATTGCCGGCGTTTCGATTTCCACCTTCCCCTACAACATGGACGTAATCGCCAAGGTCGTCAGCCTTCGCGACTTCTTCATCACGCTCTTTTTCGTTACGCTCGGCGCGCGTATTCCGCGCCCGACCACTGATATCTTCCTCACTGCCGTCGGCGCCAGCGGATTCCTGGTGCTCTCCCGCTTTCTCTCGGTTACGCCCGTTCTCGCGTCCTTGAAAATGGGCATGCGGACGAGTTTCATTCCCGCGCTTAATCTGTCGCAGATCAGCGAGTTCTCACTCGTCATTTGCGCGCTCGGCGTTGCCAGCGGACACATCGATAACCGTCTGCTCACGGTCATTGTGTACATGCTGGTGCTGACCGCGGTCGGTTCCACGTACGCCATCATGAAGAACCATGAGATCTACGTGGCGCTGCGTCCAGTGTTGAAAAAACTCGGCATGCGCGATCTCGATGAAGATCGGCGAGAGGCCTCGCGCGAGCACAGCAAGGAAATCCTGTTCCTCGGCTTCGCCCAGGACGCCAGCTCGCTTTTGCACGAACTGCTTGCCGTCAATCCGGCGCTGGCTGAGCGTATCTCGGTCGTGGATTTCAACCCAGAGGTGAAGCACGAACTCGACCGGCGTGGCATCGAGTGCGTGTACGGCGACATCGGCCACCTCGACACCCTGCTGCATGCCCACGTAATCAACTCCAAGGTGCTGGTGAGCACCATCCCCGACATGCTGCTGAAGGGAACCACCAACCACCGGCTCCTGCGGCAGTTACGCCGGCTTTCCCCCACGGCCAAAACCGTGGTGACTTCGCAAAAATTCGCCGAGGCCCAGAACCTTTACAAGCTCGGAGCCACATTCGTGTACCTGCCGCGCCTGATGAGCGTCCGCGAACTGCGCGACGTGGTGCTCTCCGCACTCGATAGCGACCTGGAAGAGACACGCCAGCGCGCCATGGCCGAAATCGAGGTGCGGGCGGAAGTCCTGCCATAA
- a CDS encoding electron transfer flavoprotein subunit alpha/FixB family protein: protein MILVIIEQREGKLNRVSYETITAAQAISAEMNWPIEAAVLGSGISGIASEIAAKKLQKVYAVENNLLEPYTPDGYVAALKQLITDKQPKLVLMPHTYQVRDFAPQLTTALGRTLISDCTGYRKEGDGLVFTRQMFQGKFAADVAFTCEAPWFATFQAGAFRGDQAQDGGSAAPVETVNVNIDAASIRNKPEAPFKEAKQAVDLTQAEIIVAVGRGIKEQKNIDLAKQLADALGGEIAASRPICDAGWLPMDRQIGSSGQTVSPKLYFALGISGAIQHIVGMKGSRAIVAVNKDAEAPIFEIADVGVVGNLFDIVPPLIEEVKKAKA, encoded by the coding sequence ATGATTCTTGTCATCATCGAGCAGCGCGAAGGTAAGCTGAACCGCGTCTCCTACGAAACCATCACCGCCGCACAGGCCATCTCGGCCGAAATGAACTGGCCCATTGAGGCGGCCGTGCTCGGCAGCGGCATCTCTGGCATCGCTTCGGAAATCGCTGCCAAGAAGCTCCAGAAGGTGTACGCGGTCGAGAACAACTTGCTCGAACCCTACACCCCCGACGGCTACGTTGCCGCCCTCAAGCAGCTCATCACCGACAAGCAGCCCAAGCTCGTCCTGATGCCGCACACATATCAGGTCCGCGACTTTGCCCCGCAACTTACGACGGCACTGGGACGCACGTTGATCAGCGACTGCACCGGGTACCGCAAGGAAGGTGATGGCCTCGTCTTCACCCGCCAGATGTTCCAGGGCAAGTTCGCGGCCGACGTCGCCTTCACCTGCGAAGCTCCATGGTTCGCCACGTTCCAGGCCGGCGCGTTCCGCGGTGATCAGGCCCAGGATGGCGGATCCGCTGCGCCCGTCGAAACCGTGAACGTCAACATCGACGCCGCTTCCATCCGCAACAAGCCGGAAGCGCCGTTCAAGGAAGCCAAGCAGGCCGTCGATCTGACCCAGGCGGAAATCATCGTGGCCGTCGGACGCGGCATTAAGGAACAGAAGAACATCGATCTAGCCAAGCAACTGGCTGATGCTCTCGGCGGAGAGATCGCCGCATCGCGTCCGATCTGCGACGCCGGTTGGCTGCCCATGGATCGCCAGATCGGTTCCTCGGGCCAGACCGTTTCTCCCAAGCTCTACTTCGCGCTTGGCATCAGCGGTGCCATTCAGCACATTGTCGGAATGAAAGGCTCGCGCGCGATCGTCGCCGTGAACAAGGACGCCGAAGCGCCGATCTTTGAAATTGCCGACGTAGGTGTTGTCGGCAACCTGTTCGATATCGTTCCGCCACTTATCGAGGAAGTAAAGAAAGCGAAGGCTTAG